The genomic window AACTAGTAGAATACATGCATCTCTGAGGGACAGTCTACAATTTTCATCTTTTTGCGGTGCATTTACACCATCATAATCATATGTGTTCCACCCGCTTTTTAATGTATCTTCAAATGAATCACAGGTGTTTAGTGAGGATCAGAGGATACTGCAGCTCTCCTGCCATCTGATTAACGCTGTCACTAATGCTCAGGAGACTGGGGGAGTGGCAACACTGTATGTGATCATCTCATGGATGACAGATGACACACGTCAACCATCATGGATCACATGTGGTCCTCCTGCGGACAGATAGGAGAAGGAACGTCCGTTAATGCCAATTTTCAATTAAATCAGAatgatttattatcatttatagcaTACTGTACGGTTATGACCATGTCTTATGGTCAGAAAACACACCTAACATAAACATTGTAAAGTATTGTAAATAATGTGATTTAAAGTAATTTTACTTACCGGTCTTTTCACACCTCTGACTTCAGGAGCCACGTTTGCTCAAGTGTGTTGCCTTTGTATGCTAATAACGCAAAAATAAACACTGACAAGAGAGCAAAACCTGCACAGCACCGATGGTGTTGTCGTCTGGGTTTGAGAAGGACGCCGCTAGTCAGTTCGTGTTCGAAGCATCGGACCGAATCTGTTTCATATGCAGACTGCTTTTTAGTTATTGGCGGACAGCGTCCATTGTTTCCAAAGTATGTTGAGGCGATGTCTGTTGATCAGAGGTTTCATTGTTTTGttgtatgaggaaaaaaaaaaaagaaaattggctCTTTCTAAAGGCTGAAAACATTTTGCTAGAAAATTATGAGAACACAAGAGGAAGTAAATGTTGAATCTTGGTACTCATTGTTTGGAACTTTGTTTTTTCAAGTTTTCAGTATGATCACGTAAAGATGAGTTTCCACAGGTAATATGTGGCTTGCACACCGCAGGATAACAAGGACTTTAAGTAGGGAAAGTCAGCGAGTACCATCGGCAAACATTTTACTTGATAAGGCTTGCCCGTTACATGAGCAGTGAGATCTTACAGGAGGTaaagtgaaggaagaaagaaacaaagattctttagATCAGAAAATACATTCAGTCCATAAACAGAGTTCCACAAAACATGTATCAGATAATTCTGTATTTCAAAATGTGTTTATGATTTTGGCATTACTAAAAGAAATGTTTGTCATGTGGAAGTTAGAGATCAATCAGGCAACAAGTTATTTGAAGACGATGCCGGCGGCTCGCTGTTCTTCGGCGATGCGGAGCAGCTCAGGGACGTGGGCGGGGAGGGGATGTGGAGTTGGTAACAATGAGGACTGAGGTTGGTACCCGAACTCATCGGCGAAGTAGTGGAACTCCGCGACGGAACCGTCAGGAACAGGGAAACTGAGGAACGAATTCGATAGAATTAGTCTGGTAATTTTTTGCCTGAAATCCTATTGTATTGTTGATACGGTCTGCATAGCATCAATATGTAATGCATTTTCACCCTTAAACGTGAGGCTAGACACGACTGGAACATCGTGAGTAGTAAAGTATCGTCAGCACCAGCATGAACGTGCATGTACACTAACCAACGGTTCTCACCTGAAGGAGCCTTGCATGACGCTCTGTCCCTGTGAACCTGGGGAGCCGGAGGCTTCCACAGCGATGCCGTTGTCGGCCTGGAAAGCGTAGTTGAAGTTGCCGGCGCCGTCGTCCTGACGACTCTCGCTAAGGATCTTGACTATGGGAAGGCCATCCTGGATCTGAGGGGCGGCAGTGACGGTGGTGGCCAGGAGGGCGAGGACGACCTGCAAGGAGTGAAGGAGGATTGAGGAGAACAGTCTTGTATTACACTTATCTTGTGAGGAAAGATCGGATTTTGGAGCTCGGAACAAGCTTTTGTTTTGCGTACGAACATATATATCTAATCTCTACCCTTATTGGCAAGCCTGCACACCCACATCCTCAGAGCCCCGCCAGTATCACAGGGAGGTAaggaatgttagatgatagaattgTCAACTGAGAGTAAAATATACAAAAGCTGTTGAAGTGAAAGTAAATGCTAAAGGTCTGGAATCCATAAATCACTTTCGGGATAATTCTCCTGCTATTGCTGGAGTTGTGGAGACAAAACTTACCAAAGACAAAAGATCTCACCTGGTCTGTCCAGAAGGGAGGAGACATGGCagcagggagagaaagagaagacagaggaaggAGGCTGGTCTTGTTGACCAAGAGCCAGTATCAAGTATCAAGATATACTGGAAGATGATCCACTCAGATAACACGTACTGGGAAGAAGagtctgatgatgatgttgatgatatatAATCCTCCTAAAATATAGTAACTTTAAAGCAATgcaggaacaatcaggatggcagGAGAAGCAGTTAAACTGAGAATTTGAATTATACAGAGAAAGACTCGGAGCGACAGGATTCTCATGGAGGCCGAAAGTTATGGAGACATAAGTTCCTGAAATGTTTGCGAGACAATGTTGTATACCAGCATATTGATGATCACGCTCGTCTTAAAGATTTATGAACTATCATTTctagatcttatctttacacatcGTAGAATGGAAATCGAGGTTGTCATTATAAAACACACCTACTggaaacagtgatcatgtgatgctTGAGTTTCATTATGTGGCTAGAAGAGAAACGAGCGCAGGGATGAGACCAGAGTCAtagaggagatataatcgtgTACACTATAcagaatataaaaatattttgctGCTACAtatattgggaaatggagttcaataGCCAGGAAACAAGGCATTGTGGTGGAAGACTGTAATATCTGCATTTAAGGACTAGAAACATGGATGCCTTTAACCTCAAATACGGAagaaaagttgagagagagagagagagagagagagagagagagagagagagagagagagagagagagagagagagagagagagagagaagagtaattcAACAAAAGATGTCTAAAAGCGAAAGGGCTTAGCGGTGTGCAATGGCAGATATACGAAGTTAACTAAAGCCAATAAGCATATACAGGTTTAACCTACGGAGTTACGTCAAGTTAAGAAAGGAAAAGCAGCAAAACTGAACTGATTATTGTGGTCAGGACAGGGAATAATCAGACAATTTTCTGCCAATTCATCAATATTAAGAAGTCATTTAAACAGCAACAAATCAGACTAGTGGATTCAGAGAGAAGAATTATATAGGATGAGAGTTACGGAGGGTACGCGAAGATATGAATGACATGTACTAAAGTGTTTTCAGTATGGATTACACTGTAGCTTAAACACCAGTGAGATGGTGTGGGGAAGAGGTCTTGGAAAGTATTGAAGTATCTAGGAAATATGAGAAGGTTAAAGGGTCTTGATCTATAcaaagctcatggtcctgatgaaacttCCCAATATGTGCTGTAGATTTGTGCGGATGCACTTGACACACCACATGAAATATTGCTCAAGATGCCGCCGGGGAAGGTGGTAAAGCGCCAATGAAGTGGGAGAAGGTAGACGTTATAACTGTCTCCAGGGAAGGAGACCAGAGGATGGTCTGATCAGCAGGCGACTGGAACACATGACAGAACAAAAGAAGGAAATCTTGCAGAAGAAAAACTACATAAGTGAGAGAGACAACACAGGTCTAGAGGAAGATCACATGTAACAACCctaagatttctacgagagagtgaaccCCGTTTCAAGAAAAACAGATGACCAGGACTGAGACAAACAGGTGGCTCGTAGAGATGCTAGATGTCCAGTAAGGAATAAGGGAAGCTTCCTTCTATGCTTACATATTCTTTCTGAAAGAGAACTAAGGATGTGTGTTAAATGAGGCTCCTCGAACTGGGTTGAGGTTATCACTGGCGTGCCGCAGAGCTCtctctgggaccattgctcttcttcatctatgtgaatgactcgaCAGAAGGATTGAACACGTAACTGAATACGTTTGTAGATGATTCCCAGGTCACGAAGGAAGTgacaagtgaggaggattgcatcagcctaCAAACGGCCAACAGACGGACTCCAAAGATGAATTTAAAGAAATGAGATCCACTGAGAGGTTGGAAGTCATTAGCTTGcttatcatggaagagagaatagTTTGAGAGTTAATGAGAGAaattaatgtagacagcatactaAAACTTCAAAAGTTGCATgatgaagttcaagagatgaggccccaggtgtagaactccctccccgtgcagtacaaatagataattgtaAATAGATAATTACAGAAGTTGTCTTAGTGCTGCATGACAGGTTGTACTGGTAGTACTGATGTGTGATGAGCTATGACGGAGCTGGTGTCTACCGTAGTATGCGATGGATGGAGACGGTGGTTGTGGCAAGTGTAACTGCATGACAGAGACACCTGGTGACATGATTGTTGGCGACATTCATGATCATGTTTCTTGTATGGCAGATGTGACGAGTGATTAATGATGAGccatgttgatgatgagttgCTAGTGATGAGCCACAATGGTGATGACTGACCAGTGACGAGACATGATCACCGCGACACACATACTGAAAACAGAACTTCCCTTGACTCGACTGGGGCTACTCTGTGTTACCAGGGGCCGCCAGGTACTTACAAACTTCAtgcctgctgctgttgttgttgctgcttcaCTCCCGGAAGGACTCAATGGGACACTGACAGCCTGGAGGAGGGCGGCCTCTTATATACACTGCCTCTGCAGgcaagaggaggggggaaggggggaggggtgcgtGGATCACTGTAGTAGAGGCGCAGAGGCGATGAAGTGGATTAAGTGaagggatcgtgtgtgtgtgtgtgtgtgtgtgtgtgtgtgtgtgtgttacgttatTTCCCTTCTACAGCCGTTCATCAGCTGATTCTAGAAGCAATTCTGCCTTGATGTGAAAAGGAAGGAACGAAAAAAGTTTGTGCATTCACGAAATACAGCAGTGGTTCGTTCATTTCAGAAGGGTTCACTGGACGTTACCAGCCTTCATGATATACGAAGTTCACCAGATTCCAggcaacctgtcaccctccactGTCAAGCGTCTTGTGCCCACTGTCCGTCGTATGTTTGCCTGCCTCCAGCCATGTGCCCTTCATCCATACCGCATTAGAGATGTTTTGTGTGAATATGTTTTGACGAACTGGCTTCAAAATCGGAAGTTCGACGGACTCAAAAACGTTTCAAAATCATCCTATTTACACAGAGAAACTGAGAGACGGATGGCTACGTAACAGCAAACGTCCTCAAATGCTTAATGGAAGCTATTCATCAGCAAGAAATTATGTagccactaaatgtataatgtttaACCTTGTACTTACCCATGATATGTATCGATCTACACATATGAATAATGACGTACGGATACATGTTATGTCTTGCAACATATTGTAATCAGACTTACTCATCGTTGCTTTATTGATATTTAGTTTTGTCTTCCATTGTACATACTGTGAAACATCAGATCACACCTCTGCTTCATCATGAATATTCAAAATATCTATAATTATCCTTTTCTAATATTGCACGTACCTAATCTGACTTCTGGTAACTTTCATGGCCATAAACCTAACTGAATTTCCTCTTtgaagtaaagaaaatgggatcttAACAACCTCTTAGATTTCGTTACTTTTAAAAGATTAATATTTCTTTCCTCAGCTCACGTTACTTACCTAATGAAAACAATTCCAACTTAAGAAGTTGTAGAATAGATCACTATACACTACTCTGGTATCCCTCGTCACACGACATTAACTGGACCTGACTGTTTCCTCATACAATCACATCCAGCACAATGCCTGACGATCGCGAACACATAAGCAGGGGTTACTGGGGTAATTCTAAGCAATTACGAACAGAGTTGTTTCTGCCCTGAGTTACCAGAGATGAATAAAACCTTGGCATTAGGAAATGTTTGTACATGATACTTAATAGGGCGCTCTTATCATACTATGAAAGTTATAATTTACCATACTTATAGTATGTACTTTGGTAAAGCAGGCGAATAACGGGAACATTATTCATGAAAGGGATCAGAAAGTGAACAACACGGTCAGCTCCTAAACAAGTTACGGAATGTAGGTCAGAAAACGAAAGCTGATTACATTTTCACTGGGATTCTAAGCACCTAATTTGGGTGGTGTACGAAGTCGATCTGATAAGGTTTCCCCAGTGTTAATCTTGAAGATTTATGCACATTAAGCTTAAATCCAAACATGGTTCGTACCCAGTCAGTAAGCTTGAGATATGATACGAATAGCTGGTTCGAACCACTTCAGCTTTGGGTGGACAACACATAAAAGCTTCATTCACAACTAGTGATACTGTGGGTGGTACCGGTTCGATGTGTTAGATTTGAATCAGTTTAATTTCTCGTTTGCTTCTTGTTAATCATATCGTACAGGAAAGCAAATAGAACTGTAAGAATAGACTCAAGAAGGTCATAAACTTTCTGAACACTGATTATTGTGACAAGTTGAGCTAAATGACAAGTCTCGAATTATGGAATAGTCTCGTGAATGATAGAGGTGGTCTGGTGAATCTTGGAGTGAGCAGGTGAATCATGGAATGGTCTAGTGAATCATGCAGTGGTCTTGAGAACACTCATACTTGTCATACATATCATGATATAAAAGTAGGATTAGTGGAAACATACTTTTTCATTCCAATGAAACGAACGAAATGAacgtaaaatgagagagagagagagagagagagagagagagagagagagagagagagagagagagagagagagagagagagagagagagagagagagagagagagagagagagagagagagagagagagagagaatacgtggAAATCGAACAATGGTCAAGACTGAGAAGAGAGGAGGTCTATTTAAAGAGGTATTGATATGTCTCACATGGTGTGGTCCTTTGAGTTCGTAAAAGTACctttgcaatactatccacttaTTCTGATGTTTAGGAAATGTTCAATGTAAATAAAGATTACGTGTATAGGATCTAGTCAAAATAAGTAGCATTATAATCACAGTCTTACAATCATTTTAATGGGTTAAGCAACTCTTGGTTAGTCTAATTTCATACACAGCAACATTCGCTTCTATGATGCGGGAGAATGTTTGCACAGTAGcctggatgatggtaacctgttaGTTAGAACTAGCTGAGACAGACGACAGCTGGTGTTGTTGTAGTAAGTGGATATATAAAGACAATTACAAAGTAATATTTACAATAATGCAAGATGTTGATGGTAAAGTTAAGGTCTGGTGGTGAAGGATTATGTCTCCTACAGCCACAACTGACGTTGATGATCAACCTCGTGTTCTTGAGCTTTGATAAAGcaatgggaaggagagagattcCTGTGTGATGGATGTGTGTGACAACTAACAGGACTCCTGGTTTGGTACACGAAGCAATGCTGCAATCCTACTATTCGTATTGTTAGATCAGGGTAGTCTGAGCAGGTTATCTCTTTCCTTAAACTT from Panulirus ornatus isolate Po-2019 chromosome 58, ASM3632096v1, whole genome shotgun sequence includes these protein-coding regions:
- the LOC139766747 gene encoding cuticle protein AM1159-like; the protein is MKFVVLALLATTVTAAPQIQDGLPIVKILSESRQDDGAGNFNYAFQADNGIAVEASGSPGSQGQSVMQGSFSFPVPDGSVAEFHYFADEFGYQPQSSLLPTPHPLPAHVPELLRIAEEQRAAGIVFK